In the genome of Raphanus sativus cultivar WK10039 chromosome 4, ASM80110v3, whole genome shotgun sequence, one region contains:
- the LOC108850895 gene encoding uncharacterized protein LOC108850895: MSIFPGAGVDYLIYNAAYEHPVSNFLAISIKESDTGLAPPSQWDLVRKRLSSLRALQHELCVTAAYGNILPNKLLNIPLPGRVNLHPSLLPLYCGAAPVQQALQDGVEETGVTVAFTVRKLDAGAVIAFKGFQVDDQIKGLSFLYANFRPEWWGTRAEVLVLDEKSGLHNELELKIITSQICQSTETLNGEQDCITFKKGSLVFSCGGTSLEVLELQLPGKKAIKATAFWNGLRGQKLKKL, from the exons ATGTCGATTTTTCCTGGTGCTGGTGTTGATTATTTGATTTACAATGCTGCCTATGAGCATCCGGTTAGTAACTTCCTTGCTATaa GTATCAAGGAGTCTGATACTGGTTTAGCTCCTCCTAGTCAATGGGATCTCGT AAGGAAGCGTTTATCCAGTTTAAGAGCTTTGCAACATGAGCTTTGTGTTACAGCAGCTTATGGGAATATtttgcctaacaagttgcttaaTATTCCACTACCTG GAAGAGTGAACCTACATCCTAGTTTGTTGCCACTGTACTGTGGTGCTGCGCCAGTGCAACAAGCATTACAG GATGGTGTTGAAGAAACAGGAGTGACAGTAGCATTTACGGTGCGGAAGCTAGATGCAGGGGCAGTGATTGCCTTTAAGGGTTTCCAAGTTGATGATCAAATAAAg GGTCTAAGCTTCTTATACGCGAACTTTCGGCCGGAATGGTGGGGAACACGAGCTGAAGTCTTAGTCCTGGATGAAAAAAGCGGTCTGCATAACGAGCTAGAGCTTAAGATCATCACCTCTCAAATATGTCAAAGTACAGAAACCCTGAATGGTGAGCAAGATTGTATAACTTTCAAGAAAGGTTCGTTGGTGTTTTCTTGTGGAGGCACATCTTTGGAG GTACTTGAacttcaacttcctggtaagAAAGCGATCAAGGCAACTGCTTTTTGGAATGGCTTGAGGGGTCAAAAGCTGAAAAAGCTATGA